In Acanthochromis polyacanthus isolate Apoly-LR-REF ecotype Palm Island chromosome 18, KAUST_Apoly_ChrSc, whole genome shotgun sequence, the following proteins share a genomic window:
- the LOC110957049 gene encoding hyaluronan and proteoglycan link protein 1-like, with protein MIPVLICALVSLSVAETDLDVLYPELEHSRTIYVTENGPRLSVVAEQSKVVSRRGGNATLPCKIQRDQSMAPNRKMRIKWTKLTSDYLKEVDVFVAMDYHKRSYGSFHGRVHLQGSSPMDASLVITEITLEDYGRYKCEVIDGLEDGTVVVSLDLEGVVFPYFPRLGRYNLNFYDAERACRDQDAIVASFDQLYDSWRSGMDWCNAGWLSDGSVQYPIITPREPCGGKNTVPGIRNYGLRDKDKNHYDVFCFTSHYKGRFYYLIHPSKLTYDEAVMACQKDGAQIAKVGQMYAAWKLLGYDRCDAGWLADGSVRYPISRPRRRCSPTEAAVRFSGFPDKKHKLYGVYCFKGHN; from the exons AAAATGGCCCTCGACTCTCAGTGGTGGCAGAACAATCAAAGGTGGTGTCGAGGCGAGGGGGGAATGCTACGCTACCATGCAAGATCCAAAGGGACCAATCAATGGCACCCAATCGCAAGATGAGGATCAAATGGACCAAGCTGACATCAGACTACCTGAAAGAG GTGGATGTGTTTGTTGCCATGGATTATCACAAAAGGAGTTACGGCAGTTTCCACGGACGTGTCCATCTACAAGGATCCTCTCCTATGGACGCTTCATTGGTCATCACGGAAATCACCTTGGAGGATTATGGGAGATATAAATGTGAAGTAATCGATGGCCTGGAAGATGGAACAGTGGTGGTGTCTCTTGACCTTGAAG GTGTTGTCTTCCCCTATTTCCCCCGCCTCGGTCGCTACAACCTCAACTTCTACGATGCTGAGCGGGCATGCCGTGATCAGGATGCCATTGTGGCGTCCTTTGATCAGCTGTACGACTCATGGCGAAGCGGGATGGACTGGTGCAACGCTGGCTGGCTGAGCGACGGCTCAGTGCAGTATCCCATCATCACCCCCAGAGAACCATGTGGGGGCAAGAACACTGTGCCGGGCATTCGGAATTATGGACTGAGAGACAAGGACAAGAACCACTATGATGTGTTCTGCTTCACTTCCCACTATAAAG GTCGGTTCTACTACCTGATCCACCCATCGAAGTTGACCTACGATGAGGCGGTCATGGCGTGCCAAAAGGATGGCGCTCAGATTGCCAAGGTTGGTCAGATGTACGCCGCCTGGAAGCTGCTGGGCTACGATCGTTGTGATGCTGGCTGGTTGGCAGACGGCAGTGTCCGTTATCCCATCTCCCGCCCCCGACGACGCTGTAGTCCCACAGAAGCGGCCGTCAGGTTCAGTGGCTTCCCTGACAAGAAGCACAAGCTGTACGGAGTATACTGCTTCAAGGGCCACAACTGa